The Argentina anserina chromosome 3, drPotAnse1.1, whole genome shotgun sequence genome includes a region encoding these proteins:
- the LOC126785898 gene encoding uncharacterized protein LOC126785898 isoform X1, translating into MFWKLTSLSASSPVETVLDKENFTLEELLDEEEIIQECKALNTRLINFLRDSAQVEQLLHYIVEEPPKDAESKRTFKFPFIACEVFTCEIDVILKTLVEEEELMDLLFSFLEPNRTHSALLAGYFSKVVVCLMIRKTVPLMNYVQAHQDVFRQLVDLIGITSIMEVLVRLVGADDHVYPNFIDVMQWLAESNLLEMIVDKLSPSNPPEVHANAAETLSAITRNAPSALANKLSSPSFVTRIFEHALEDSASKSGLVNSLSVCISLLDPKRSAASSPLFHSFRSQHMYESPIPVNPDTVSAMLPKLGDLLTLLNVASDEQVLPTTYGELRPPLGKHRLKVVEFIAVLLRSGNEDAEKELVSSGTIQRVIDLFFEYPFNNSLHHHVDSIIMSCLDSKSDAIVDHLLRECDLLGKFLQTDKHPLVSGDTSKPTMPAVGKKIPRAGNLGHITRISNKLIQLGNSQSRVQACLQENSEWNEWQVTVLQERNAVENVYRWACGRPTALQDRTRDSDDDEMADRDYDVAELANNLSQAFRYKIYGNEDAGEDNGTLDRDDEDVYFDDESAEVVISSLRLGDDHGSSLFTNSNWFAFQDDRIGNTSMDASPSDMMDDVNLNGTGNGGNSSSDDEVVVGEDDELNGSKDSVNDTSSSSKDQLNGPSGSGSMSDGNLNPEGENASASHDMGFFRFESTDNEDLFGDRPLPEWVSWGESSDLQVGGASVNPFEDHNDSDVMSSTQPELVIPDTNLPSSGGESILPNGSPTTTNTLSEGSEGSDVTHRSTAVPSLFEEDVEFVGVELVGTEKAMDQALKEGIVGEAGPLKKNFTSKVPEKENSDEGGPESKEFNDANYWRVDQEVAVLE; encoded by the exons ATGTTCTGGAAGCTCACCTCTCTCTCCGCCTCCTCGCCT GTGGAGACGGTGCTAGACAAGGAGAATTTTACGTTGGAAGAGCTTCTGGATGAAGAAGAGATTATCCAAGAATGCAAAGCCTTAAACACTCGACTCATTAATTT TTTGCGGGATAGTGCCCAGGTGGAGCAATTACTCCATTATATTGTTGAAGAGCCTCCCAAGGATGCTGAAAGCAAACGAACCTTCAA GTTCCCCTTCATTGCGTGTGAGGTCTTTACATGTGAAATTGATGTAATTCTAAAGACTTTggtggaggaagaggag CTCATGGACTtactcttctccttcttagAACCAAATCGTACTCATAGTGCCCTGCTGGCTGGGTATTTTAGCAAG GTCGTTGTATGCCTTATGATACGGAAGACTGTCCCACTTATGAATTATGTTCaa GCCCATCAGGATGTTTTCCGGCAACTAGTTGATTTGATAGGGATTACATCTATCATGGAG GTTTTGGTTCGACTTGTTGGCGCGGACGACCATGTGTACCCCAATTTCATAGATGTGATGCAATGGTTAGCTGAGAGTAATCTGCTAGAGATGATTGTTGACAAATTGAGTCCATCT AATCCTCCCGAAGTTCATGCTAATGCAGCAGAAACACTTTCTGCTATAACTCGAAATGCCCCATCCGCACTAGCCAACAAACTTTCTAGCCCAAG TTTCGTCACAAGGATATTTGAGCATGCATTGGAAGATTCAGCTTCAAAGTCTGGTCTTGTAAACTCACTTTCTGTCTGCATATCTTTGTTGGATCCCAAAAGATCAGCAGCTTCATCACCCTTGTTTCATTCTTTTCGGAGCCAACATATGTACGAGTCTCCTATCCCTGTTAATCCAGACACTGTCAGTGCAATGCTCCCAAAACTCG GTGATTTGCTTACACTTTTGAACGTGGCATCGGATGAGCAAGTATTGCCGACAACATATGGAGAGCTGAGGCCTCCACTTGGAAAGCACCGTCTAAAG GTTGTGGAATTCATTGCTGTTTTATTGAGATCTGGCAATGAAGATGCAGAAAAAGAACTGGTTAGCTCGGGAACCATCCAACGGGTCATTGATCTTTTCTTTGA GTATCCATTCAATAACTCATTGCATCATCATGTTGATAGTATCATAATGTCATGTTTGGACAGCAAGAGTGATGCCATTGTGGACCATCTTCTTCGAGAGTGTGATTTATTGGGGAAGTTTCTCCAAACAGATAAACATCCTCTTGTTTCTGGTGATACCAGCAAG CCAACAATGCCTGCTGTGGGGAAAAAGATTCCACGGGCAGGAAACCTTGGACATATAACAAGAATTTCAAATAAGCTCATTCAGTTGGGAAACAGCCAAAGCCGTGTCCAAGCATGCCTGCAG GAAAATAGTGAATGGAATGAGTGGCAAGTCACAGTTCTGCAAGAGCGCAATGCAGTTGAAAATGTTTATCGATGGGCCTGCGG GCGGCCAACTGCCTTACAAGACAGAACAAGggatagtgatgatgatgagatgGCTGACAGAGATTATGATGTAGCAGAGCTAGCAAACAATCTAAGCCAGGCTTTTAGATACAAAATATATGGGAATGAGGATGCAGGGGAG GACAATGGAACTCTTGATAGAGATGACGAG GACGTGTACTTTGATGATGAATCTGCTGAAGTGGTCATATCATCCCTGAGGCTCGGTGATGACCATGGGAG CAGTTTATTCACAAATTCAAACTGGTTTGCATTCCAAGATGATAGAATTGGCAATACATCTAtggatgcatcaccctcagaCATGATGGACGATGTAAACTTGAATGGGACTGGGAATGGTGGAAACAGTAGCAGTGATGATGAGGTTGTTGTAGGGGAGGATGATGAGTTGAATGGAAGTAAAGACTCTGTCAATGACACATCCAGTTCCAGCAAAGACCAGTTGAATGGACCGAGTGGGAGTGGTTCCATGAGTGATGGAAACCTGAATCCGGAGGGAGAGAATGCAAGTGCCTCGCATGATATGGGGTTCTTCAGATTCGAGTCAACTGACAATGAGGATTTGTTTGGCGACAGGCCTTTGCCTGAATGGGTAAGTTGGGGTGAATCATCTGATTTGCAAGTTGGTGGTGCAAGTGTAAATCCATTTGAGGATCACAATGACTCTGATGTGATGTCTTCCACTCAACCTGAGCTAGTGATACCAGATACTAATTTGCCTTCAAGTGGAGGAGAATCTATACTTCCAAATGGTTCTCCAACCACCACTAATACTTTGAGTGAAGGGTCAGAGGGCAGCGATGTGACCCATAGATCAACTGCTGTACCATCATTGTTTGAAGAGGATGTTGAATTTGTTGGTGTGGAACTAGTAGGTACCGAGAAGGCAATGGATCAGGCTCTCAAAGAGGGAATAGTTGGGGAGGCTGGGCCATTGAAGAAAAACTTCACGTCAAAGGTGCCAGAAAAGGAAAATTCGGATGAGGGTGGGCCAGAAAGTAAGGAGTTCAATGATGCCAATTATTGGCGTGTCGATCAGGAGGTTGCTGTTCTGGAGTAA
- the LOC126785899 gene encoding ubiquitin-like protein 5, which translates to MIEVVLNDHLGKKVRVKCHEDDTIGDLKKLVAAQTGTRSDKIRIQKWYNIYKDHITLKDYEIHDGMGLELYYN; encoded by the coding sequence atgattgaGGTGGTGCTGAACGATCATCTTGGAAAGAAGGTGCGGGTCAAGTGCCACGAGGATGACACTATCGGAGATCTGAAGAAACTGGTGGCGGCTCAGACCGGAACCCGATCCGATAAGATCCGAATTCAGAAGTGGTACAATATATACAAGGATCACATCACTCTCAAGGATTATGAGATTCATGACGGCATGGGCCTCGAACTCTATTACAACTGA
- the LOC126785898 gene encoding uncharacterized protein LOC126785898 isoform X2 gives MFWKLTSLSASSPVETVLDKENFTLEELLDEEEIIQECKALNTRLINFLRDSAQVEQLLHYIVEEPPKDAESKRTFKFPFIACEVFTCEIDVILKTLVEEEELMDLLFSFLEPNRTHSALLAGYFSKVVVCLMIRKTVPLMNYVQAHQDVFRQLVDLIGITSIMEVLVRLVGADDHVYPNFIDVMQWLAESNLLEMIVDKLSPSNPPEVHANAAETLSAITRNAPSALANKLSSPSFVTRIFEHALEDSASKSGLVNSLSVCISLLDPKRSAASSPLFHSFRSQHMYESPIPVNPDTVSAMLPKLGDLLTLLNVASDEQVLPTTYGELRPPLGKHRLKVVEFIAVLLRSGNEDAEKELVSSGTIQRVIDLFFEYPFNNSLHHHVDSIIMSCLDSKSDAIVDHLLRECDLLGKFLQTDKHPLVSGDTSKPTMPAVGKKIPRAGNLGHITRISNKLIQLGNSQSRVQACLQENSEWNEWQVTVLQERNAVENVYRWACGRPTALQDRTRDSDDDEMADRDYDVAELANNLSQAFRYKIYGNEDAGEDNGTLDRDDEDVYFDDESAEVVISSLRLGDDHGSLFTNSNWFAFQDDRIGNTSMDASPSDMMDDVNLNGTGNGGNSSSDDEVVVGEDDELNGSKDSVNDTSSSSKDQLNGPSGSGSMSDGNLNPEGENASASHDMGFFRFESTDNEDLFGDRPLPEWVSWGESSDLQVGGASVNPFEDHNDSDVMSSTQPELVIPDTNLPSSGGESILPNGSPTTTNTLSEGSEGSDVTHRSTAVPSLFEEDVEFVGVELVGTEKAMDQALKEGIVGEAGPLKKNFTSKVPEKENSDEGGPESKEFNDANYWRVDQEVAVLE, from the exons ATGTTCTGGAAGCTCACCTCTCTCTCCGCCTCCTCGCCT GTGGAGACGGTGCTAGACAAGGAGAATTTTACGTTGGAAGAGCTTCTGGATGAAGAAGAGATTATCCAAGAATGCAAAGCCTTAAACACTCGACTCATTAATTT TTTGCGGGATAGTGCCCAGGTGGAGCAATTACTCCATTATATTGTTGAAGAGCCTCCCAAGGATGCTGAAAGCAAACGAACCTTCAA GTTCCCCTTCATTGCGTGTGAGGTCTTTACATGTGAAATTGATGTAATTCTAAAGACTTTggtggaggaagaggag CTCATGGACTtactcttctccttcttagAACCAAATCGTACTCATAGTGCCCTGCTGGCTGGGTATTTTAGCAAG GTCGTTGTATGCCTTATGATACGGAAGACTGTCCCACTTATGAATTATGTTCaa GCCCATCAGGATGTTTTCCGGCAACTAGTTGATTTGATAGGGATTACATCTATCATGGAG GTTTTGGTTCGACTTGTTGGCGCGGACGACCATGTGTACCCCAATTTCATAGATGTGATGCAATGGTTAGCTGAGAGTAATCTGCTAGAGATGATTGTTGACAAATTGAGTCCATCT AATCCTCCCGAAGTTCATGCTAATGCAGCAGAAACACTTTCTGCTATAACTCGAAATGCCCCATCCGCACTAGCCAACAAACTTTCTAGCCCAAG TTTCGTCACAAGGATATTTGAGCATGCATTGGAAGATTCAGCTTCAAAGTCTGGTCTTGTAAACTCACTTTCTGTCTGCATATCTTTGTTGGATCCCAAAAGATCAGCAGCTTCATCACCCTTGTTTCATTCTTTTCGGAGCCAACATATGTACGAGTCTCCTATCCCTGTTAATCCAGACACTGTCAGTGCAATGCTCCCAAAACTCG GTGATTTGCTTACACTTTTGAACGTGGCATCGGATGAGCAAGTATTGCCGACAACATATGGAGAGCTGAGGCCTCCACTTGGAAAGCACCGTCTAAAG GTTGTGGAATTCATTGCTGTTTTATTGAGATCTGGCAATGAAGATGCAGAAAAAGAACTGGTTAGCTCGGGAACCATCCAACGGGTCATTGATCTTTTCTTTGA GTATCCATTCAATAACTCATTGCATCATCATGTTGATAGTATCATAATGTCATGTTTGGACAGCAAGAGTGATGCCATTGTGGACCATCTTCTTCGAGAGTGTGATTTATTGGGGAAGTTTCTCCAAACAGATAAACATCCTCTTGTTTCTGGTGATACCAGCAAG CCAACAATGCCTGCTGTGGGGAAAAAGATTCCACGGGCAGGAAACCTTGGACATATAACAAGAATTTCAAATAAGCTCATTCAGTTGGGAAACAGCCAAAGCCGTGTCCAAGCATGCCTGCAG GAAAATAGTGAATGGAATGAGTGGCAAGTCACAGTTCTGCAAGAGCGCAATGCAGTTGAAAATGTTTATCGATGGGCCTGCGG GCGGCCAACTGCCTTACAAGACAGAACAAGggatagtgatgatgatgagatgGCTGACAGAGATTATGATGTAGCAGAGCTAGCAAACAATCTAAGCCAGGCTTTTAGATACAAAATATATGGGAATGAGGATGCAGGGGAG GACAATGGAACTCTTGATAGAGATGACGAG GACGTGTACTTTGATGATGAATCTGCTGAAGTGGTCATATCATCCCTGAGGCTCGGTGATGACCATGGGAG TTTATTCACAAATTCAAACTGGTTTGCATTCCAAGATGATAGAATTGGCAATACATCTAtggatgcatcaccctcagaCATGATGGACGATGTAAACTTGAATGGGACTGGGAATGGTGGAAACAGTAGCAGTGATGATGAGGTTGTTGTAGGGGAGGATGATGAGTTGAATGGAAGTAAAGACTCTGTCAATGACACATCCAGTTCCAGCAAAGACCAGTTGAATGGACCGAGTGGGAGTGGTTCCATGAGTGATGGAAACCTGAATCCGGAGGGAGAGAATGCAAGTGCCTCGCATGATATGGGGTTCTTCAGATTCGAGTCAACTGACAATGAGGATTTGTTTGGCGACAGGCCTTTGCCTGAATGGGTAAGTTGGGGTGAATCATCTGATTTGCAAGTTGGTGGTGCAAGTGTAAATCCATTTGAGGATCACAATGACTCTGATGTGATGTCTTCCACTCAACCTGAGCTAGTGATACCAGATACTAATTTGCCTTCAAGTGGAGGAGAATCTATACTTCCAAATGGTTCTCCAACCACCACTAATACTTTGAGTGAAGGGTCAGAGGGCAGCGATGTGACCCATAGATCAACTGCTGTACCATCATTGTTTGAAGAGGATGTTGAATTTGTTGGTGTGGAACTAGTAGGTACCGAGAAGGCAATGGATCAGGCTCTCAAAGAGGGAATAGTTGGGGAGGCTGGGCCATTGAAGAAAAACTTCACGTCAAAGGTGCCAGAAAAGGAAAATTCGGATGAGGGTGGGCCAGAAAGTAAGGAGTTCAATGATGCCAATTATTGGCGTGTCGATCAGGAGGTTGCTGTTCTGGAGTAA